The proteins below come from a single Azospirillum sp. B510 genomic window:
- a CDS encoding ABC transporter permease subunit, which translates to MTTTDATVAVSHEAVRSPLREFWRKFRRNRTAMAAGFCLLALALAAAAAPWIAPFDPAAFDYDRILEGPSADHWAGTDAYGRDILSRILWGARISLSVGLLSVLLGGVAGVALGLVAGFRGGWIDSLIMRVCDVLLAFPGILLAIGIVAILGPGIENVIYAVAIFSVPVFARLVRGSTLSLKRAVYVDAARAIGVRDRLLMVRHILPGTLPSVIVYVSMRIGTSILTAASLSFIGLGAQPPSPEWGAMLADGRSYIGVASHVTFYPGLAIFLTVLAFNLLGDGLRDALDPKLR; encoded by the coding sequence ATGACCACGACCGATGCAACCGTGGCTGTGAGCCACGAAGCCGTCCGTTCGCCGCTGCGCGAGTTCTGGCGGAAGTTCCGGCGCAACCGCACCGCCATGGCCGCGGGATTCTGTCTGCTGGCCCTGGCGCTGGCGGCGGCGGCGGCGCCCTGGATCGCCCCCTTCGATCCGGCGGCCTTCGATTACGACCGCATCCTGGAAGGCCCGTCGGCCGACCATTGGGCCGGCACCGACGCCTATGGCCGCGACATCCTGAGCCGCATCCTGTGGGGGGCCCGCATCTCCCTGTCGGTCGGTCTGCTGTCGGTGCTGCTCGGCGGGGTGGCCGGCGTGGCGCTGGGGCTGGTCGCCGGCTTCCGCGGCGGCTGGATCGACAGCCTGATCATGCGCGTGTGCGACGTGCTGCTGGCCTTTCCCGGCATCCTGCTGGCGATCGGCATCGTCGCCATCCTCGGGCCGGGCATCGAGAACGTCATCTATGCGGTGGCGATCTTCAGCGTGCCGGTCTTCGCCCGTCTGGTGCGTGGCAGCACCCTGTCGCTGAAGCGCGCGGTCTATGTCGACGCCGCCCGCGCCATCGGCGTGCGCGACCGGCTGCTGATGGTCCGCCACATCCTGCCGGGCACGCTGCCCAGCGTGATCGTCTATGTCTCCATGCGCATCGGCACCTCGATCCTGACGGCGGCCAGCCTCAGCTTCATCGGCCTCGGCGCCCAGCCGCCCAGCCCGGAATGGGGGGCGATGCTGGCCGACGGACGCAGCTACATCGGTGTCGCCAGCCATGTCACCTTCTATCCCGGCCTCGCCATCTTCCTGACGGTGCTGGCCTTCAACCTGCTCGGCGACGGATTGCGCGATGCCCTCGACCCGAAACTCCGTTGA
- the gsiC gene encoding glutathione ABC transporter permease GsiC, producing MLKYLVGRLAGILPVLLVISVFVFGFVHLLPGDPARLVAGPDATQRDVELVRQDLGLDQPLWVQYGRFLGNAVQGEFGRSMKSKRPVSQEIGERFLPTLYLTIVAMVWATLAGLLIGVASATKRGRWQDHVGMVVAVSGIAFPSFWLGLLMIDLFSVKLGWLPTSGYGTWQHYVMPSLTLGLGVAAVMARFTRSAFIEIAREDYVRTARAKGVPARLVVWKHTLRNALIPIITMVGLQFGFLLGGSIVVETVFSWPGLGRLLVDSVNYRDYTVIQAEILLFSLEFIVINLLVDVLYALANPEIRYS from the coding sequence ATGCTGAAATATCTCGTCGGCCGTCTCGCCGGCATCCTGCCGGTTCTGCTGGTGATCTCCGTCTTCGTCTTCGGCTTCGTCCATCTGCTGCCGGGCGATCCGGCGCGGCTGGTCGCCGGGCCGGACGCCACCCAGCGCGACGTCGAGCTGGTGCGCCAGGATCTCGGCCTCGACCAGCCGCTGTGGGTGCAGTATGGCCGCTTCCTCGGCAACGCGGTGCAGGGCGAGTTCGGGCGGTCGATGAAGTCCAAGCGGCCGGTGTCGCAGGAGATCGGCGAACGCTTCCTCCCCACCCTCTACCTCACCATCGTCGCCATGGTCTGGGCGACGCTGGCCGGCTTGCTGATCGGTGTCGCGTCGGCCACCAAGCGCGGGCGCTGGCAGGACCATGTCGGCATGGTGGTGGCGGTGTCGGGCATCGCCTTTCCCTCCTTCTGGCTCGGCCTGCTGATGATCGACCTGTTCTCGGTCAAGCTCGGCTGGCTGCCGACCAGCGGCTATGGCACCTGGCAGCATTACGTCATGCCGTCGCTGACGCTCGGCCTCGGCGTCGCCGCGGTGATGGCGCGCTTCACCCGCTCCGCCTTCATCGAGATCGCGCGCGAGGATTACGTCCGCACCGCGCGGGCCAAGGGCGTCCCCGCCCGGCTGGTGGTGTGGAAGCACACGCTGCGCAACGCGCTGATCCCGATCATCACCATGGTCGGCCTGCAATTCGGTTTCCTGCTCGGCGGGTCGATCGTGGTGGAGACGGTGTTCTCCTGGCCGGGGCTGGGCCGGCTGCTGGTGGATAGCGTCAATTACCGCGACTACACCGTCATCCAGGCCGAGATCCTGCTGTTCTCGCTGGAGTTCATCGTCATCAACCTGCTGGTCGATGTGCTGTACGCCCTCGCCAACCCCGAGATCCGCTACTCATGA
- a CDS encoding glutathione ABC transporter substrate-binding protein — MTRFALPLLAGLLAGTALAGPAFAAKDLVVGIPDNITTLDPADINDTLSQSASRTMLQGLFGFDKDMKLVPLLAESFTVNDTATEYTYRLRKNVTFHDGTPFNAQAVKINFDRLANPANRLKRQSLLAMLAETVVVDDTTITLKLSQPFGALNNNLAHPGAMIHSPKALETFGKEIGRHPVGTGPYKFVSWEADTLKVEKNDKYWKQGLPKIDHVTLKSVPENGSRIAMLQTNEAQFIYPLPPEMVKMVEANPALELIDAPSIIARYVAMNTMKKPFSDPRVRQALNYAIDKNAYAKVVYRGYAGPLDSAIPSKLGFHVAQPNQYGYDLAKAKALLAEAGYPNGFEAEMFGRNSTNFIRGMQFVQQQLAQVGVKLTVTPLESGVETARVWGVEKPEDATVQMQYGGWSASTGDADWGLRPLLWGKGFPPKFFNVAYYKNDTVDAAIETGIATADTAKRAEAYRVAQEQIWKDAPWLFLGVENLLAGKSKKLTGFYYVADGGLQMEEADLQ; from the coding sequence GTGACGCGCTTCGCCCTTCCCCTGCTCGCCGGCCTGCTCGCCGGCACCGCGCTCGCCGGTCCGGCCTTCGCCGCGAAGGATCTGGTCGTCGGCATCCCCGACAACATCACCACGCTGGACCCGGCCGACATCAACGACACCCTGTCGCAATCGGCCAGCCGCACCATGCTCCAGGGCCTGTTCGGCTTCGACAAGGACATGAAGCTGGTCCCGCTGCTGGCCGAGAGCTTCACCGTCAACGACACCGCCACCGAATACACCTACCGCCTGCGCAAGAACGTCACCTTCCATGACGGCACGCCCTTCAACGCCCAGGCGGTGAAGATCAATTTCGACCGCCTCGCCAACCCGGCCAACCGGCTGAAGCGCCAGAGCCTGCTGGCGATGCTGGCCGAGACGGTGGTGGTCGACGACACCACCATCACCCTGAAGCTGTCGCAGCCCTTCGGCGCGCTGAACAACAACCTCGCCCACCCCGGCGCCATGATCCACAGCCCGAAGGCGCTGGAGACCTTCGGCAAGGAGATCGGCCGCCACCCCGTCGGCACCGGCCCCTACAAGTTCGTGAGCTGGGAAGCGGACACGCTGAAGGTCGAGAAGAACGACAAATACTGGAAGCAGGGCCTGCCGAAGATCGACCACGTCACGCTGAAGAGCGTGCCGGAGAACGGCAGCCGCATCGCCATGCTCCAGACCAACGAGGCGCAGTTCATCTATCCGCTGCCGCCGGAGATGGTGAAGATGGTCGAGGCCAATCCGGCGTTGGAACTGATCGACGCGCCGTCGATCATCGCCCGCTATGTGGCGATGAACACCATGAAGAAGCCGTTCAGCGACCCGCGCGTCCGTCAGGCGCTGAACTACGCCATCGACAAGAACGCCTACGCCAAGGTGGTCTATCGCGGCTATGCCGGCCCGCTCGATTCGGCGATCCCGTCCAAGCTGGGCTTCCATGTCGCCCAGCCGAACCAATACGGCTATGACCTCGCCAAGGCGAAGGCGCTGCTGGCCGAGGCGGGCTATCCGAACGGCTTCGAGGCCGAGATGTTCGGCCGCAACAGCACCAACTTCATCCGCGGCATGCAGTTCGTCCAGCAGCAGCTGGCCCAGGTCGGCGTCAAGCTGACCGTCACCCCGCTGGAATCCGGCGTCGAGACCGCCCGCGTCTGGGGCGTCGAGAAGCCGGAGGATGCGACGGTGCAGATGCAGTATGGCGGCTGGTCGGCCTCGACCGGCGACGCCGACTGGGGCCTGCGCCCGCTGTTGTGGGGCAAGGGCTTTCCGCCGAAGTTCTTCAACGTCGCCTACTACAAGAACGACACGGTCGACGCCGCCATCGAGACCGGCATCGCCACCGCCGACACCGCCAAGCGCGCCGAGGCCTACCGCGTCGCCCAGGAGCAGATCTGGAAGGACGCGCCCTGGCTCTTCCTCGGCGTCGAGAATCTGCTGGCCGGCAAGTCGAAGAAGCTGACCGGCTTCTATTACGTCGCCGACGGCGGGTTGCAGATGGAAGAGGCCGATTTGCAGTAA
- a CDS encoding ABC transporter ATP-binding protein, which translates to MSGAAATRTADIPPALLAVEGLSVAFDGEHGPIRVVDDVSFTVAPGETVAIVGESGSGKSVTSLSLMRLVDYAGGRIVGGRIRFKGRDGRERDLASPPAEALTGMRGNDVAMVFQEPMTSLNPVFTIGDQIAEAVMLHQGLDRKAAREEALRMLEKVRIPEPARLLDRHPHQLSGGMRQRVMIAMALSCRPSLLIADEPTTALDVTIQAQILRLIRLLQDEMGMGVIFITHDMGVVAEVADRVVVMWRGRKVEEGPVERIFQAPRHPYTKALLSAVPKLGALRGQDLPVRFPLLVVDDAKADPAPAVPPVQDTVRATDAPLLEVRDLTTRFDVRKGIFGSLKARVHAVEKVSFAVRPGETLALVGESGCGKSTTGRTIMGLQSATSGTIRFDGTDTATLDSNGQAKLKEKIQYIFQDPFASLNPRMTVGFSVAEPMLVHDYAPTAKPGVSRRRAIEERVAELLTQVGLKPEHARRYPHEFSGGQRQRICIARALACDPKLIIADEAVAALDVSIQAQIVNLLMELQARRGLSYLFISHDMAVVERVSHRVAVMYLGQIVELGPRRAVFENPQHPYTRRLMAAVPVADPSRRTRDLRLLTGEIPSPIRAIGDEPAVQPLIAVGDDHFVARHAIGGDF; encoded by the coding sequence ATGAGCGGTGCCGCCGCCACGAGGACGGCCGACATCCCGCCGGCCCTGCTCGCCGTCGAGGGGCTGAGCGTCGCCTTCGATGGCGAGCATGGCCCGATCCGCGTCGTCGATGATGTCAGCTTCACCGTGGCGCCGGGCGAGACGGTCGCCATCGTCGGCGAGTCCGGCTCCGGCAAGTCGGTGACCTCGCTGTCGCTGATGCGGCTGGTCGATTATGCCGGCGGCCGCATCGTCGGCGGGCGCATTCGCTTCAAGGGGCGCGACGGGCGCGAGCGCGACCTGGCATCCCCGCCGGCCGAGGCGCTGACCGGCATGCGCGGCAACGACGTCGCCATGGTCTTTCAGGAGCCGATGACGTCGCTGAACCCGGTCTTCACCATCGGCGACCAGATCGCCGAGGCGGTGATGCTGCACCAGGGGCTCGACCGCAAGGCGGCGCGGGAGGAGGCGCTGCGCATGCTGGAGAAGGTTCGCATTCCCGAACCGGCCCGGCTGCTCGACCGCCACCCGCACCAGCTGTCGGGCGGCATGCGCCAGCGCGTGATGATCGCGATGGCGCTGTCCTGCCGCCCCTCGCTGCTGATCGCCGACGAGCCGACCACGGCGCTCGACGTCACCATCCAGGCCCAGATCCTGCGGCTGATCCGCCTGTTGCAGGACGAGATGGGGATGGGCGTCATCTTCATCACCCATGACATGGGCGTTGTGGCCGAGGTGGCCGACCGCGTCGTCGTGATGTGGCGCGGCCGCAAGGTGGAGGAGGGGCCGGTCGAGCGCATCTTCCAGGCGCCGCGGCATCCCTACACCAAGGCGTTGCTGTCCGCCGTGCCGAAGCTGGGCGCGCTGCGCGGCCAGGATCTGCCGGTGCGCTTCCCGCTGCTGGTGGTGGACGACGCCAAGGCCGATCCTGCACCGGCGGTCCCGCCGGTGCAGGACACCGTCCGCGCCACTGACGCCCCGCTGCTGGAGGTGCGCGACCTCACCACCCGTTTCGACGTGCGCAAGGGCATCTTCGGCTCGCTCAAGGCCCGCGTGCATGCGGTGGAGAAGGTCAGCTTCGCCGTCCGGCCGGGCGAGACCCTGGCGCTGGTCGGCGAATCCGGCTGCGGCAAGTCGACCACCGGCCGCACCATCATGGGGCTGCAATCGGCCACCTCCGGAACCATCCGCTTCGACGGCACCGACACCGCGACCCTGGATTCCAACGGCCAGGCCAAGCTGAAGGAGAAGATCCAGTATATCTTCCAGGATCCCTTCGCCTCGCTGAACCCGCGCATGACCGTCGGCTTCAGCGTCGCCGAGCCGATGCTGGTCCATGATTATGCGCCGACGGCCAAGCCGGGCGTGTCGCGCCGCCGCGCCATCGAGGAGCGGGTGGCGGAGCTGCTGACCCAGGTCGGCCTCAAGCCGGAGCATGCGCGCCGCTACCCGCATGAATTCTCCGGCGGCCAGCGCCAGCGCATCTGCATCGCCCGCGCGCTCGCCTGCGATCCCAAGCTGATCATCGCCGACGAGGCGGTGGCGGCACTCGACGTGTCGATCCAGGCGCAGATCGTCAATCTGCTGATGGAGCTTCAGGCCCGGCGCGGGCTGTCCTACCTGTTCATCAGCCATGACATGGCGGTTGTGGAGCGGGTCAGCCACCGCGTCGCCGTCATGTATCTGGGGCAGATCGTCGAACTCGGCCCGCGCCGCGCCGTGTTCGAGAATCCGCAGCATCCCTACACCCGCCGCCTGATGGCGGCGGTGCCCGTCGCCGATCCCAGCCGCCGCACCCGCGACCTGCGGCTGTTGACCGGCGAGATCCCGAGCCCCATCCGCGCCATCGGCGACGAGCCGGCGGTGCAGCCGCTGATCGCCGTCGGCGACGATCATTTCGTCGCCCGCCACGCCATCGGCGGCGATTTCTGA
- a CDS encoding D-amino acid aminotransferase, whose translation MTISYWNGRYLPLDEVHVSPLDRGFLFADGLYEVTAAYNGRLFEPEAHIARLRRGLSELRIGCTLSAGDWMGIMERLAADSGIDGDLTVYLQVTRGAASSRGHAFPAGVTPSVFGMASPLKRPPAAWRDQGVAAITIPDIRWGRCDLKTVALLGSVLAQQAATDAGVVDALQLRDGLVTEGAATNIFVVKDGVIATPLNDNRILEGITRTVVLRLAAEAGLRLEERDIPAAELDAADEIWIASTTKEITPVTSLNGKPVGSGAPGMLWRRLFALFAERLGR comes from the coding sequence ATGACGATCTCCTATTGGAACGGGCGTTACCTGCCGCTGGACGAGGTCCATGTGTCGCCGCTGGACCGCGGTTTCCTGTTCGCCGACGGCCTCTATGAGGTGACCGCCGCCTACAATGGCCGCCTGTTCGAGCCGGAGGCCCACATCGCCCGCCTTCGGCGCGGGCTGTCCGAACTGCGCATCGGCTGCACCCTGTCGGCCGGCGACTGGATGGGCATCATGGAGCGGCTGGCCGCCGACTCCGGCATCGACGGCGACCTGACCGTCTATCTCCAGGTCACCCGTGGTGCCGCATCCAGCCGCGGCCACGCCTTCCCCGCCGGCGTCACCCCGTCGGTGTTCGGCATGGCCAGCCCGCTGAAGCGCCCGCCCGCGGCGTGGCGCGACCAGGGCGTCGCCGCCATCACCATTCCCGACATCCGCTGGGGCCGCTGCGACCTGAAGACGGTGGCCCTGCTCGGCAGCGTGCTGGCGCAGCAGGCGGCGACCGATGCCGGCGTCGTCGATGCGCTGCAACTGCGTGACGGTCTGGTGACCGAGGGCGCCGCCACCAACATCTTCGTGGTGAAGGACGGCGTCATCGCCACCCCCCTCAACGACAATCGCATCCTGGAGGGCATCACCCGCACCGTCGTCCTGCGGCTGGCCGCCGAGGCCGGGCTGCGGTTGGAGGAGCGCGACATCCCGGCGGCGGAACTCGATGCGGCCGACGAAATCTGGATCGCCAGCACCACCAAGGAGATCACCCCGGTCACCAGCCTGAACGGCAAGCCGGTCGGCAGCGGTGCGCCCGGCATGCTGTGGCGCCGCCTGTTCGCCCTGTTCGCCGAGAGGCTTGGGCGATGA
- a CDS encoding MurR/RpiR family transcriptional regulator: protein MEPPIQTGSLLIRMRNCQQQLPGALAKVGAWALAYPFRTATLKIGELAAAAEVSVASVNRYARFLGYDGYPEFRDDLLRAFESTFAPVEKLRVAVQRDSSNAEIMRESLASDAGNITRTMELLQPEQCEAAIRLIREAGRVVALGLGDSAYLALFLADVLEPYVENVREAIEFAGTERNIRRLMTMRPGDLVIAITSPRYSRRTIEHLQLCRERGAKAIALTDAPDSPIVPLADVTLLAGCDHGVRHSSPTGLMALIVALGTALSRSGPDSVGQAADVAERILPYLHVVPKSNRQAE, encoded by the coding sequence ATGGAGCCGCCCATTCAGACGGGATCGCTGCTGATCCGCATGCGGAACTGCCAGCAGCAGCTTCCGGGGGCGCTCGCCAAGGTCGGGGCCTGGGCGCTGGCCTATCCGTTCCGCACCGCGACGCTGAAGATCGGCGAGCTGGCGGCGGCGGCCGAGGTGTCGGTGGCGTCGGTCAACCGCTATGCCCGCTTCCTTGGTTATGACGGCTATCCGGAATTCCGCGACGATCTGCTGCGCGCCTTCGAATCTACCTTCGCGCCGGTGGAGAAGCTGCGCGTCGCCGTCCAGCGCGACAGCTCGAATGCCGAGATCATGCGGGAATCGCTGGCGAGCGACGCCGGCAACATCACCCGCACCATGGAGCTGTTGCAGCCGGAGCAGTGCGAGGCGGCGATCCGCCTGATCCGCGAGGCGGGGCGCGTCGTGGCGCTCGGGCTGGGTGACAGCGCCTATCTCGCCCTGTTCCTGGCCGACGTGCTGGAACCCTATGTCGAGAATGTCCGCGAAGCCATCGAGTTCGCCGGGACCGAGCGCAACATCCGCCGGCTGATGACGATGAGGCCGGGCGATCTGGTGATCGCCATCACCTCGCCGCGCTATTCGCGCCGGACCATCGAGCATCTGCAACTTTGCCGGGAGCGCGGGGCGAAGGCCATCGCGCTGACCGACGCGCCGGACAGCCCCATCGTGCCGCTCGCCGACGTCACGCTGCTGGCCGGCTGCGACCATGGCGTCCGCCACAGCTCGCCCACCGGGCTGATGGCGCTGATCGTCGCCCTGGGCACGGCGCTGTCCCGGTCCGGTCCCGACAGCGTCGGCCAGGCCGCCGACGTCGCCGAGCGCATCCTGCCTTACCTGCATGTCGTGCCGAAGTCGAACCGGCAAGCCGAGTGA
- the fliG gene encoding flagellar motor switch protein FliG, translating to MAQKVREDYRTLTGPEKAAIMMLALGEEHSSKLFSLMDDEEIKELSQVMANLGTVSANLIERLFVEFAEQMSSSGTVVGSFDSTERLLLKTLPKDKVDQIMEDIRGPAGRTMWDKLTNVNESVLSNYLKNEYPQTVAVVLSKIRSDHAGRVLAQLPESFAMEVIMRMLRMEAVQKEVLDDVERTLRTEFMTNLARTSRRDSHEMLAEIFNGLDRTTEHRFMAALEERNRDSAERIKSLMFTFEDLSKLDPSGVQTMLRTVDKQKLGTALKGASESLKDLFFSNMSERAAKILREDMAAMGPVRVRDVDEAQMYMVQLAKDLAARGELVLSEGSGENELIY from the coding sequence ATGGCTCAAAAGGTTCGTGAGGACTACCGGACCCTCACCGGCCCGGAAAAGGCCGCCATCATGATGCTTGCGCTCGGCGAGGAGCATTCGTCCAAGCTGTTCTCGCTGATGGACGATGAGGAGATCAAGGAGCTGTCCCAGGTGATGGCCAACCTGGGCACCGTGTCGGCGAACCTGATCGAACGGCTGTTCGTCGAGTTCGCCGAACAGATGTCGTCGAGCGGAACGGTGGTCGGCTCCTTCGATTCGACCGAACGCCTGCTGCTGAAGACCCTGCCCAAGGACAAGGTCGACCAGATCATGGAGGATATCCGTGGTCCGGCCGGTCGAACCATGTGGGACAAGCTGACCAACGTGAACGAGTCGGTGCTGTCCAACTATCTGAAGAACGAATATCCCCAGACCGTCGCCGTCGTCCTGTCGAAGATCCGCTCCGACCATGCCGGCCGCGTGCTGGCCCAGTTGCCGGAAAGCTTCGCGATGGAGGTCATCATGCGCATGCTGCGCATGGAGGCGGTGCAGAAGGAGGTTCTGGACGACGTCGAGCGCACGCTGCGCACCGAGTTCATGACCAACCTCGCCCGCACCAGCCGGCGCGACAGCCACGAGATGCTGGCGGAGATCTTCAACGGCCTGGACCGCACCACCGAGCACCGCTTCATGGCGGCGCTGGAGGAGCGCAACCGCGACAGCGCCGAGCGCATCAAGTCGCTGATGTTCACCTTCGAGGATCTGTCCAAGCTCGACCCCAGCGGCGTCCAGACCATGCTGCGCACGGTGGACAAGCAGAAGCTGGGCACCGCGCTGAAGGGGGCGTCGGAGTCGCTGAAGGACCTGTTCTTCTCCAACATGTCGGAACGCGCCGCCAAGATCCTGCGCGAGGACATGGCCGCCATGGGTCCGGTCCGCGTCCGCGACGTCGACGAGGCGCAGATGTACATGGTGCAGCTGGCCAAGGATCTGGCCGCCCGCGGCGAGTTGGTCCTGTCCGAAGGCAGCGGCGAGAACGAACTGATCTACTGA
- a CDS encoding GGDEF domain-containing protein, producing the protein MEAPNATAAIMTALAGGVGLLALMTLLYGTVLYRLGDRPMLRQLCLGLLFGAGGVVAMAQAVPILPGINLDVKTVPVALAGPFGGPLAAVLAAGIASVARTAVGGAGLLPGVGGILLAGAVGLLFRRLVPAAEWKNARPLFFLGPVAALHSLSIFVLPWEVALPTFLNGGLPVALFTAGGILMLGTMLARERRRVDTERMLRDAALSDPLTGLANRRAFFAAIDRAVAGGLRHDMPVSLLMLDIDHFKDINDSHGHDAGDAVLVALGRLLQGGVRQSDLVARFGGEEFAILLPGAPADGAFILAERLRGAVRDLSIHADGAILGVTVSIGLSSLGPDLCRADLLIKTADMALYRAKQGGRDRVCRHRANISPMEPVPVS; encoded by the coding sequence GTGGAGGCACCGAACGCCACGGCGGCGATCATGACGGCACTGGCGGGCGGCGTCGGTCTGCTGGCGCTGATGACCCTTCTCTATGGAACCGTGCTGTATCGGCTGGGGGATCGGCCGATGTTGCGCCAGCTTTGCCTGGGGCTGCTGTTCGGCGCCGGCGGCGTGGTGGCGATGGCGCAGGCGGTGCCGATCCTTCCTGGTATCAATCTCGATGTCAAAACGGTGCCGGTTGCCCTGGCGGGGCCGTTCGGCGGGCCGCTGGCCGCCGTCCTGGCCGCCGGGATCGCATCGGTCGCCCGGACCGCGGTGGGGGGTGCCGGCTTGCTGCCGGGGGTGGGCGGGATCCTGTTGGCCGGTGCGGTCGGTCTGTTGTTCCGCCGTCTCGTTCCCGCCGCCGAATGGAAGAATGCGAGGCCGCTGTTCTTTCTTGGCCCGGTCGCGGCGCTCCATTCCCTCAGCATCTTCGTCCTGCCATGGGAGGTCGCGCTGCCGACCTTCCTCAATGGCGGGCTGCCCGTCGCCCTGTTCACGGCGGGGGGGATCCTGATGCTGGGCACGATGCTGGCGCGCGAACGCCGGCGGGTCGACACCGAACGGATGCTGCGCGACGCGGCGTTGAGCGACCCGCTGACCGGGCTGGCGAACCGCCGGGCCTTCTTCGCCGCCATCGACCGGGCGGTCGCCGGCGGGCTGCGCCATGACATGCCGGTGTCGCTCCTGATGCTGGACATCGACCATTTCAAGGACATCAACGACAGCCATGGGCATGATGCCGGCGATGCGGTGCTGGTGGCGCTCGGCCGTCTTCTCCAGGGCGGTGTGCGGCAGAGCGACCTCGTCGCCCGCTTCGGCGGGGAGGAATTCGCCATCCTGCTGCCCGGTGCGCCGGCCGACGGCGCCTTCATCCTTGCCGAGCGTCTGCGCGGTGCCGTGCGCGACCTTTCCATTCATGCGGATGGCGCGATCCTGGGGGTCACCGTCAGCATCGGCTTGTCGAGCCTGGGCCCCGACCTCTGCCGCGCCGACCTGTTGATCAAGACGGCGGACATGGCGCTCTACCGCGCCAAGCAAGGCGGCCGGGACCGGGTCTGTCGCCACCGGGCAAACATCAGCCCGATGGAGCCGGTTCCGGTGTCCTGA
- a CDS encoding MFS transporter has protein sequence MSEQIIADAAPGQSAEPARRAGGIGTTMGKAAGSAAVTVSKAIGRYRWTICGLLFFSTTINYMDRQVLGLLKSTLMGDMGWTESDFGDIVAAFSLAYAFGYIGCGRLMDKIGIRIGLPAAVAGWSFFACVHAFMGSVFGFKIARAGLGLTEGGNFPASIKAVSEWFPAKERALATGIFNAGSNVGAVVAPILVPILLVAYGWQAAFLVTGGIGFFWVIAWLLIYRKPEDHPKLTAEELAYIRSDPVLPQENIPWIKLLSYRGTWANIVGTCFSAPVWWFYLNWVPGFLSKQYGVNLFGAMLPLIIIYTMADFGSVGGGWFSSHLIKRGVKPLRARKLTFLVCGLCVLPVFFASTVSNMWVAVLLIGIAASAHQGYSANVYTIVSDTMPRNAVGSVVGIGGFCAYFVGMFVSMGVGRLLDATNGNYQVLFGIASVLYLVGLAIMHLILPKTGSGKTPAGIEV, from the coding sequence ATGAGCGAACAGATCATCGCCGACGCCGCCCCCGGACAGTCGGCGGAACCGGCCCGCCGGGCCGGCGGTATCGGCACCACCATGGGCAAGGCGGCGGGCAGCGCCGCGGTCACGGTGAGCAAGGCCATCGGCCGCTACCGCTGGACCATCTGCGGCCTGCTCTTCTTCTCGACCACCATCAACTACATGGACCGGCAGGTTCTGGGCCTGCTGAAATCCACGCTGATGGGCGACATGGGCTGGACCGAGTCGGATTTCGGCGACATCGTCGCCGCCTTCTCGCTGGCCTACGCCTTCGGCTACATCGGCTGCGGCCGGCTGATGGACAAGATCGGCATCCGCATCGGCCTGCCCGCCGCCGTCGCCGGCTGGAGTTTCTTCGCCTGCGTCCACGCCTTCATGGGCAGCGTCTTCGGCTTCAAGATCGCCCGCGCCGGGCTCGGCCTGACCGAGGGCGGCAACTTCCCGGCCTCGATCAAGGCGGTGTCGGAGTGGTTCCCGGCCAAGGAACGCGCGCTCGCCACCGGCATCTTCAACGCCGGTTCCAACGTCGGCGCAGTGGTGGCGCCGATCCTGGTGCCGATCCTGCTGGTCGCCTATGGCTGGCAGGCCGCCTTCCTGGTCACCGGCGGCATCGGCTTCTTCTGGGTCATCGCCTGGCTGCTGATCTATCGCAAGCCGGAAGACCATCCGAAGCTGACGGCGGAGGAGCTTGCCTATATCCGCAGCGACCCGGTGCTGCCGCAGGAGAATATTCCCTGGATCAAGCTGCTGAGCTATCGCGGCACCTGGGCGAACATCGTCGGCACCTGCTTCTCGGCCCCGGTGTGGTGGTTCTACCTGAACTGGGTTCCCGGCTTCCTCAGCAAACAGTATGGCGTCAACCTGTTCGGGGCGATGCTGCCGCTGATCATCATCTACACCATGGCCGATTTCGGCAGCGTCGGCGGCGGCTGGTTCTCCTCCCACCTGATCAAGCGCGGCGTGAAACCGCTGCGCGCCCGCAAGCTGACCTTCCTGGTCTGCGGCCTGTGCGTGCTGCCGGTGTTCTTCGCCTCCACCGTCTCCAACATGTGGGTCGCCGTGCTGCTGATCGGCATCGCCGCCTCCGCCCACCAGGGCTATTCGGCCAACGTCTACACCATCGTCTCCGACACCATGCCGCGCAACGCGGTGGGCTCGGTGGTCGGCATCGGCGGCTTCTGCGCCTATTTCGTCGGCATGTTCGTGTCGATGGGCGTCGGCCGCCTGCTGGATGCGACCAACGGCAATTATCAGGTGCTGTTCGGCATCGCCTCGGTCCTCTACCTCGTCGGTCTGGCGATCATGCATCTGATCCTGCCGAAGACCGGGTCGGGCAAGACCCCGGCCGGCATCGAGGTCTGA